A portion of the Streptomyces erythrochromogenes genome contains these proteins:
- a CDS encoding DUF885 domain-containing protein encodes MSETLHTGSAPRLPRQVADDYVDGLIALDPITGTYLGVAESSAKLPDFSPAGRAAVAELSRETLARLDAAEALPGADSDAERRCGRLLRERLTAELAVHEADEDLRAVSNIHSPVHSVREVFSLTPADTDEDWAAIAERLRAVPTAFAGYRETLQLGLDRGLYGGPRATETMIGQLTTWAGQDGSAAAFFEDFASGGPQALRAELDTAAAGATAAVVELRDWMAAVYAPAVEGRPDTVGRERYARWSRYFNGTDLDLDEAYAYGWSEYHRLLAEMKTEAAKILPGAGPWEALKHLDEHGTHIEGVDEVQAWLQGLMDEAIENLDGTHFELAERVRKVESRIAPPGGPAAPYYTSPSEDFSRPGRTWLPTMGQTRFPVYDLVSTWYHEGVPGHHLQLAQWTHVADQLSRYQATVGWVSANCEGWALYAERLMDELGYLKDAEQRLGYLDCQMMRAARVIVDIGMHLGLEIPADSPFHPGETWTVDLAQEFFGLHSGRPAEFVESELTRYLSMPGQAIGYKLGERTWLLGRDNARAAHGDSFDLKAWHMAALSQGSLGLDDLLDELSKL; translated from the coding sequence ATGTCAGAGACCCTCCACACCGGCAGCGCCCCCCGGCTGCCCCGCCAGGTGGCCGACGATTACGTCGACGGCCTCATCGCCCTCGACCCGATCACCGGCACCTACCTGGGTGTAGCCGAGAGCTCCGCCAAGCTCCCCGACTTCTCCCCGGCGGGCCGCGCCGCCGTCGCCGAGCTCTCCCGTGAGACCCTCGCCCGCCTCGACGCCGCCGAGGCGCTGCCCGGCGCCGACAGCGATGCCGAGCGCCGCTGCGGCCGCCTGCTCCGCGAACGCCTCACGGCCGAGCTCGCGGTGCACGAGGCCGACGAGGACCTGCGCGCGGTCAGCAACATCCACAGCCCCGTGCACTCGGTCCGCGAGGTCTTCTCCCTCACCCCGGCCGACACCGACGAGGACTGGGCGGCCATCGCCGAGCGGCTGCGAGCCGTCCCCACCGCCTTCGCCGGCTACCGCGAGACCCTGCAGCTCGGCCTGGACCGCGGTCTGTACGGCGGCCCGCGCGCCACCGAGACCATGATCGGCCAGCTGACCACCTGGGCCGGCCAGGACGGCTCCGCCGCGGCCTTCTTCGAGGACTTCGCCTCCGGCGGCCCCCAGGCCCTGCGCGCCGAGCTGGACACGGCGGCCGCCGGCGCCACCGCCGCCGTCGTCGAACTGCGCGACTGGATGGCCGCGGTGTACGCCCCCGCCGTCGAGGGCCGGCCCGACACGGTGGGCCGCGAGCGCTACGCCCGCTGGTCCCGGTACTTCAACGGCACCGACCTGGACCTGGACGAGGCGTACGCCTACGGCTGGTCGGAGTACCACCGGCTGCTCGCCGAGATGAAGACCGAGGCGGCCAAGATCCTCCCGGGCGCCGGCCCCTGGGAGGCGCTGAAGCACCTGGACGAGCACGGCACCCACATCGAGGGGGTGGACGAGGTCCAGGCCTGGCTGCAGGGCCTGATGGACGAGGCCATCGAGAACCTCGACGGCACCCACTTCGAACTGGCCGAGCGCGTCCGCAAGGTGGAGTCCCGCATCGCCCCTCCGGGCGGCCCCGCGGCTCCGTACTACACCTCCCCGTCGGAGGACTTCTCCCGGCCCGGCCGCACCTGGCTGCCCACCATGGGGCAGACCCGCTTCCCGGTCTACGACCTGGTGTCCACCTGGTACCACGAGGGCGTGCCGGGCCACCACCTGCAGCTCGCGCAGTGGACGCACGTGGCGGACCAGCTCTCCCGCTACCAGGCCACCGTCGGCTGGGTCAGCGCCAACTGCGAGGGCTGGGCGCTGTACGCGGAGCGGCTGATGGACGAACTGGGCTACCTCAAGGACGCCGAGCAGCGCCTGGGCTACCTGGACTGCCAGATGATGCGCGCGGCGCGGGTCATCGTCGACATCGGCATGCACCTGGGCCTGGAGATCCCGGCGGATTCGCCGTTCCACCCGGGCGAGACGTGGACCGTGGACCTCGCGCAGGAGTTCTTCGGCCTGCACAGCGGCCGGCCGGCGGAGTTCGTGGAGAGCGAGCTGACCCGCTACCTGTCCATGCCGGGGCAGGCGATCGGCTACAAGCTGGG